A window of Polyangia bacterium genomic DNA:
CGCTGCCCGGCTTCGGGTTCTCCGGAAAGCCACGCACGCCAATTGGCGCCCGCACGACGGCGCGCCTGTTCGACACGTTGATGCGGGAGGGCTTCGGCTATCCCCGCTATTTCGCTCAGGGCGGGGATTGGGGCGCGGCGGTCACGGCCTGGCTCGCGCTGGAGCACGCCGGGTCGGTGTGGAGCATCCATCTTAACTCGGTGCTGGTGATGCCAGCTGGCGAGCCGCACACCGAGGAGGAGAAGGCTTGGCGCAGCACCCGCGCCGCCGCTGAGGAAGCGCTTGGCGGCTACCAGGTGCTGCAACGGACCCGGCCGCAATCGCTCGCCTACGCCATGGTGGACAACCCGGTCGCGCAGGCCGCCTGGATCGTTGAACGCCTGCACGACTGGGCGGACCTGCGGGAGCGCCCGTTCGACGCGGTGTTCACGCGTGACCAGATCCTGACGGAGGTAATGATCTACGTGATGAACGACGCCTTCCTGACGGCAAGCTGGTTCTACGCGGCGGCGCCGGCTGAAGGTGTGAACCTCATGCCGGAGGGGCGACGAGTACGCATTCCGACAGCCGTGGCGGCGCACCCGGATCCGCGCGCGCCGTTTCCGCCGCGCTCGTGGGTGGAACGGGGCTACGACGTCGTGCGCTGGACCGACCTGCCGGGCGGCGGGCATTTCGTCGCGATGGAGGTCCCGGACCTGTTCGTGGCGGACGTGCGGGCGTGGGCTCGCGGCATCCCAGCTCACTGAGTGCCGCCAGCTATGCACGCTCACCATATGAGCGGGGCGTACCAGTATTTTCTTGTCCAGGTGTGATCTGCTTCCCCGATGAGCGAGACGCCGTCATTGTAGATGCGCCCGTTCCAGTCCAGGTGCAGGCACTTGCCTTTCATGATCCCAACCTGTGGATCGAAACGCCTTTGGGCAGATCATCCGTCTTCGACTCTGACGACGCGGAAATAGAAAGCGGCTGGCGGATCTGCGCCAGCCGCCCTGCCCCGCTTCTTTATTCTTGATAACGTATAGCGTTTTTCGCTTGGCGGCGCGGCGCACAGATCTTTGCGGGTGGATTTCGCGGATGGAACGCGCGCCGGTGAGCGAAAAACGGGTTGGACTAAACCGCTCCCCCCCGTCGCCAGGGTTATGGGCGTTGAATGCCCCCGGACGTTTGCTGGTGGGGCGCCGGGGCATCCCGGGTAGCGGTCTGAAGCCATTGGCCGTGCCAACCAAACTTTCGAGCGGTCAGCGTAGCCTGGATCTGACTATTTGGCCCTCGCGCCGGAGCGTCGATGGCGCTGGCGGCGCAAGCGTCCCCGCCCCGGCCTGGCGGGCGCTTCGGGCTTGCGCGGTTGGACCGTCGCTCCTGGGTCACGATGTGTCCGGAACCGGCAGGCAGACCGTGGGCCGCATGATGCTGTCGATCACCACCATGGTGCCGGCGTGACAGTGCGGACA
This region includes:
- a CDS encoding epoxide hydrolase, with amino-acid sequence MTPFSVAWSDAALDGLRARIRAYRFPNAPEDAGWRYGCDPAFLRALCAYWADGFDMRGAEALLNRYPQVTHRVEGIDLHAMHVVGEAGGRRPLLLTHGWPGSVFEFWEIVEPLAFPSRFGGRPDDAFDLVIPSLPGFGFSGKPRTPIGARTTARLFDTLMREGFGYPRYFAQGGDWGAAVTAWLALEHAGSVWSIHLNSVLVMPAGEPHTEEEKAWRSTRAAAEEALGGYQVLQRTRPQSLAYAMVDNPVAQAAWIVERLHDWADLRERPFDAVFTRDQILTEVMIYVMNDAFLTASWFYAAAPAEGVNLMPEGRRVRIPTAVAAHPDPRAPFPPRSWVERGYDVVRWTDLPGGGHFVAMEVPDLFVADVRAWARGIPAH